From Penaeus monodon isolate SGIC_2016 chromosome 42, NSTDA_Pmon_1, whole genome shotgun sequence, one genomic window encodes:
- the LOC119599134 gene encoding cyclin-K-like produces the protein MSLKYHPPPAPYHPPPAPYHPPPPAYHSEPHYPDVPPKYTYNYGISDDYGVNLGHSESRDGYKTEGTYTVDLPDGRKQIVKYVDNGDGLIAEVTYEGEAQYPEHTPAYRPAPPAYAPPPPAAYE, from the exons ATGTCCCTCAAG taccaccctcctcctgccccctaccACCCTCCACCTGCCCCCTACCATCCTCCACCACCGGCATACCACAGCGAACCACATTACCCTGAT GTTCCTCCCAAGTACACCTATAACTACGGAATCTCCGACGACTACGGCGTCAACCTCGGCCACtcggagtcccgcgacggctacaagaccgagggcacctacaccgtcgacctccccgacggccgcaagcagatcgtcaaGTACGTGGACAACGGCGACGGTCTGATTGCTGAAgtcacctacgagggcgaggctcaatACCCCGAGCACACGCCCGCCTACAGGCCCGCTCCCCCCgcctacgcccctcccccccctgcggCCTATGAATAA
- the LOC119599438 gene encoding pro-resilin-like, whose translation MSLKIAVISCLAVVAIADQSPYPPPPAPYHPPPAPYHPPPPAYHSEPHYPDVPPKYTYNYGISDDYGVNLGHSESRDGYKTEGSYTVDLPDGRKQIVKYVDNGDGLIAEVTYEGEAQYPEHTPAYRPAPPAYAPPPPAPYE comes from the exons ATGTCCCTCAAG ATCGCCGTCATCAGTTGCCTGGCTGTTGTGGCCATAGCTGATCagtccccttatccccctccacctgccccctaccaccctcctcctgccccctaccATCCTCCACCACCGGCATACCACAGCGAACCACATTACCCTGAT GTTCCTCCCAAGTACACCTATAACTACGGCATCTCCGACGACTACGGCGTCAACCTCGGCCACtcggagtcccgcgacggctacaagaccgagggcagctacaccgtcgacctccccgacggccgcaagcagatcgtcaaGTACGTGGACAACGGCGACGGTCTGATTGCTGAAgtcacctacgagggcgaggctcaatACCCCGAGCACACGCCCGCCTACAGGCCCGCTCCCCCCGCctacgcccctcctccccctgcgccCTATGAATAA